Proteins from a genomic interval of Mycobacterium conspicuum:
- a CDS encoding ABC transporter ATP-binding protein, which produces MESAAHTGSCPAIRVDGLTKRFGGVVAVENLSFSVEPGEVFGFLGPNGAGKSTTIRLLLGLIRPTAGSAEIFGCAAGDVRRSHRHMAYLPADVALWPALTGAEILELLANVGAGVDTAYRDELVDRFDLDLDKPARTYSTGNRQKVALVAAFATRAALLVLDEPTSGLDPLMEREFRGCVAEARKRGQTVFLSSHQLAEVEAVCDRVGILRAGRLVEIDGIADLRRLRRTVVEVSYRGEQPALRDVVGVSGVEQLTGNRLRFSLSGSPVPALQALAAADITALTMHEPTLEEIFLDYYGKADR; this is translated from the coding sequence GTGGAGTCCGCCGCACACACTGGTTCCTGTCCCGCCATCCGGGTCGACGGTCTGACCAAGCGGTTCGGCGGTGTGGTGGCCGTCGAGAATCTGAGTTTTTCCGTCGAGCCCGGCGAGGTGTTCGGATTCCTGGGGCCCAACGGTGCCGGCAAGTCGACCACGATCCGCCTGCTGCTCGGATTGATTCGCCCGACCGCGGGCAGTGCGGAGATATTCGGCTGCGCCGCGGGTGACGTCCGGCGATCGCATCGTCACATGGCTTACCTGCCCGCTGATGTCGCGCTGTGGCCGGCCCTGACGGGCGCCGAAATCCTCGAGTTGCTCGCCAATGTGGGCGCCGGGGTCGACACGGCGTACCGCGATGAGTTGGTGGACCGATTCGATCTCGACCTCGACAAGCCGGCCAGGACCTATTCGACCGGTAACCGGCAAAAGGTGGCCCTGGTTGCGGCATTCGCGACGCGGGCTGCGCTGCTGGTGCTCGACGAGCCGACGAGCGGGCTGGATCCGTTGATGGAAAGGGAGTTTCGCGGCTGCGTCGCCGAAGCGCGCAAGCGCGGCCAGACCGTGTTCCTCAGCTCGCACCAGCTGGCCGAGGTGGAAGCCGTGTGCGACCGGGTGGGGATTCTACGGGCCGGGCGGTTGGTGGAAATTGACGGCATCGCAGATTTGCGGCGGCTGCGCCGGACCGTGGTCGAGGTGTCGTACCGGGGTGAGCAACCCGCGTTGCGCGACGTTGTGGGTGTTTCCGGCGTCGAACAGCTGACCGGGAATCGGTTGCGGTTCAGCCTGAGTGGCTCGCCGGTGCCCGCGCTGCAAGCACTCGCCGCCGCCGACATCACCGCGCTCACGATGCACGAACCGACGCTCGAAGAGATTTTTCTCGACTACTACGGCAAGGCTGACCGGTGA
- a CDS encoding cytochrome P450 — MSGLENLDFFTDKSLVDDPYGYYEALRRCPVWREPTHGVVMVSGYDEAVAAQRDTDQSLSVCNIVSGPWSGIPNQTGSSGISDISDLIEQHRGRVTFGDYFITFDPPRHTAHRSLLSRLFTPKQLKNNEEFLWRLADEHVNRFIADGKCEIVIDYNFPFTLDAIADLLGVPEADRPRFRRAATASRLQGDRSGFVGVKEEWFVEYIEARRREPQDDVLTELALAKFPDGTTPDAIDVARVATFMFAAGHGTTIDLLSLSMLMLAERPDLQEQLRQDDSKIPAFIEEMLRFESPIKSNFRLARRNTKIGDVDVPAGTSVLVMNGAANRDPSRFEEPNEFRLDRPNILQHIAFGRGVHTCPGAPIARAEVRVSLARILERMADIRLSEAEHGPAGDRRLKWDSTFLFRRLKELHLEFTPIR, encoded by the coding sequence GTGAGCGGGCTCGAAAATCTCGACTTTTTCACCGACAAGTCACTCGTCGATGACCCCTATGGGTATTACGAGGCACTCCGCCGTTGCCCGGTTTGGCGCGAGCCCACGCACGGCGTGGTGATGGTGTCGGGGTACGACGAGGCCGTCGCCGCGCAACGCGACACCGACCAGAGCTTGTCGGTGTGCAACATCGTGAGCGGACCGTGGTCGGGCATTCCGAACCAAACCGGCAGCAGTGGCATCTCGGACATCTCGGATCTGATCGAGCAGCACCGCGGCAGGGTTACGTTCGGCGACTACTTCATCACGTTCGATCCTCCCCGGCACACCGCGCATCGCTCGCTGTTGAGCCGATTGTTCACGCCGAAGCAGCTCAAGAACAACGAGGAATTTCTGTGGCGCCTCGCCGACGAACACGTCAACCGCTTCATCGCGGACGGCAAGTGCGAGATCGTCATTGACTACAACTTTCCGTTCACGCTCGACGCGATCGCCGACTTGCTGGGCGTGCCCGAGGCCGACCGCCCACGTTTTCGCCGCGCCGCGACGGCCAGCCGGCTCCAAGGCGATCGCAGCGGCTTCGTCGGCGTGAAAGAGGAGTGGTTCGTCGAATACATCGAGGCTCGGCGGCGCGAGCCGCAGGATGACGTGCTGACCGAGCTTGCGCTGGCGAAGTTTCCCGACGGCACCACCCCCGACGCCATAGATGTTGCCCGCGTTGCCACGTTCATGTTCGCCGCGGGCCACGGCACCACGATCGACCTGCTCAGCCTGTCGATGCTGATGCTGGCGGAGCGACCGGACCTGCAGGAACAGCTGCGCCAGGACGACTCGAAGATTCCCGCGTTCATCGAGGAGATGCTGCGCTTCGAAAGCCCGATCAAATCGAATTTCCGCCTGGCGCGGCGCAACACCAAGATCGGCGACGTCGACGTGCCGGCCGGCACCAGCGTGCTGGTGATGAACGGCGCGGCCAACCGCGATCCGTCCCGGTTCGAAGAGCCGAACGAATTTCGCCTCGACCGACCAAACATTTTGCAACACATCGCATTTGGCCGTGGCGTGCACACTTGTCCGGGCGCTCCTATTGCCCGCGCCGAAGTGCGGGTGAGCCTGGCGCGAATCCTTGAGAGGATGGCCGACATTCGGCTGTCGGAGGCTGAGCACGGTCCCGCCGGAGATCGTCGGCTCAAATGGGACAGCACCTTTCTGTTCCGGCGACTCAAGGAACTGCACCTCGAGTTCACTCCGATTCGGTGA
- a CDS encoding MFS transporter, giving the protein MSWQCSTQADTTRETSPMPVEPTTPGRTSRYLPSRLPSPWFLAAVTAIGGMQLMATMDGMIAVVALPKIQNELGLSDAGRSWVITAYVLTFGGLILLGGRLGDTIGHKRAFMVGVTLFTIVSTVCGVAWDGGALVVARLLQGVAAAILAPTGMALVATTFAKGPQRNAAMAVLGAIGGLSSVLGLVLGGALTQVSWRLVFLVNVPIGIAVLALARGSLRETAKERMKLDATGAGLATLGCTAVVFGFSMAPEKGWLSPITIGCSAVALAALAAFAVVERTAENPVVPFNLFLDRNRVATFAIIFLGGGVLFTLTLLISLYVQDIMGYSALRASVGFIPFAVAVSVGAGVSSQLVTRFPPRMVVIVGGILMLGGVLYASTFTRGIPYFPDLVVLLVAAGIGIGVINVPLVLALIASVEVDRIGPTSAIAVMLRSLGGPVVLAVIQAAITSRTLHAGGTTGPVKFMTTAQLHALDQGYTYGLRWLGGVILLVAAIALLIRYSAQQVAHAQEVKRAADAAKP; this is encoded by the coding sequence ATGAGCTGGCAGTGCAGCACACAAGCAGACACCACGCGCGAAACGAGCCCGATGCCCGTCGAACCGACCACGCCCGGCCGGACGAGCAGATATCTCCCGAGCCGGTTGCCATCCCCCTGGTTCCTCGCTGCGGTCACCGCGATCGGCGGCATGCAGCTGATGGCCACGATGGACGGCATGATCGCGGTGGTCGCGCTCCCCAAGATCCAGAACGAGCTGGGCCTGTCCGATGCCGGGCGGAGTTGGGTGATCACCGCCTACGTGCTGACCTTCGGCGGGCTGATACTGCTCGGCGGCCGCCTCGGCGACACCATCGGGCACAAGCGCGCCTTCATGGTCGGGGTCACGCTGTTCACGATCGTCTCGACGGTGTGCGGCGTCGCCTGGGACGGGGGCGCCCTCGTCGTGGCTCGGCTGCTGCAGGGCGTGGCCGCCGCGATCCTCGCCCCGACCGGCATGGCGCTGGTGGCGACGACCTTCGCGAAGGGCCCGCAACGCAACGCCGCGATGGCGGTGCTGGGCGCGATCGGCGGTCTCAGCTCGGTGCTGGGCCTGGTGCTCGGCGGGGCGCTGACGCAGGTGTCCTGGCGGCTGGTGTTCCTGGTCAACGTGCCGATCGGGATAGCGGTGCTCGCTCTGGCCCGCGGCTCGCTGCGCGAGACCGCGAAAGAGCGGATGAAATTGGACGCCACCGGTGCTGGGCTGGCCACCTTGGGCTGTACCGCCGTGGTCTTCGGCTTCTCGATGGCGCCCGAAAAGGGCTGGCTATCCCCCATCACGATTGGTTGCAGCGCGGTCGCCCTGGCTGCTCTTGCGGCATTTGCCGTGGTGGAGCGCACCGCCGAGAACCCTGTCGTGCCGTTCAACTTGTTCCTCGATCGCAACCGGGTGGCCACGTTCGCGATCATCTTTCTCGGCGGTGGGGTGCTGTTCACCCTGACCCTGCTGATCAGCCTGTATGTGCAGGACATCATGGGCTACAGCGCGCTGCGCGCGAGCGTCGGCTTCATCCCCTTCGCCGTCGCCGTCAGCGTGGGTGCGGGGGTGTCTTCGCAACTGGTGACGCGCTTCCCACCGCGGATGGTGGTAATCGTCGGGGGCATCCTCATGCTGGGCGGCGTGCTCTACGCGTCGACGTTTACCCGCGGCATCCCGTACTTCCCCGATCTGGTGGTCCTGCTTGTCGCGGCCGGAATCGGTATCGGCGTCATCAACGTCCCGCTCGTGCTGGCGCTGATCGCCAGCGTCGAGGTTGATCGAATCGGTCCCACCTCGGCGATCGCGGTGATGTTGCGCAGCCTCGGCGGACCGGTGGTGCTGGCCGTCATCCAGGCCGCCATCACCTCACGCACGCTGCACGCGGGCGGCACTACTGGCCCGGTGAAGTTCATGACCACCGCCCAGCTGCACGCGCTGGACCAGGGCTACACCTACGGCCTGCGGTGGCTTGGCGGGGTAATCCTCCTGGTCGCGGCGATCGCGCTGCTCATCCGCTACAGCGCGCAGCAGGTGGCTCACGCTCAGGAAGTCAAGAGGGCCGCGGACGCGGCGAAACCCTAG
- a CDS encoding MbtH family protein — translation MSTNPFDDDNGSFFVLVNDEEQHSLWPTFADVPAGWRVVFGEADRAACLEYIEANWPDIRPKSLRDRLAEARGSDT, via the coding sequence ATGAGCACCAATCCGTTCGACGACGACAATGGCAGTTTTTTCGTCTTGGTAAATGACGAGGAGCAACACAGCCTGTGGCCGACCTTCGCCGACGTCCCTGCCGGCTGGCGGGTCGTTTTCGGTGAAGCGGACCGCGCTGCGTGTCTGGAGTACATCGAGGCGAACTGGCCCGACATCCGGCCAAAGAGTCTGCGCGACAGGCTGGCCGAGGCCCGCGGTTCCGATACGTAA
- a CDS encoding MmpS family protein, which translates to MKRVWIPLVLLVVICAGGFTVARLHGAFGSEKHVSYADTGKDDAKPFNPKHLTYEVFGPPGTVADISYFDDNGDPQFLRGVPLPWSLEFAVTGATGAGNVAAQGDTDSIGCRILIDGVVKAEKTQQDVHAYTFCMLKAA; encoded by the coding sequence TTGAAGAGGGTGTGGATTCCGCTGGTGCTACTGGTGGTCATCTGCGCTGGCGGGTTCACCGTGGCGCGGCTGCACGGCGCCTTCGGCTCGGAGAAACACGTCTCGTATGCCGACACCGGAAAGGATGACGCCAAGCCGTTCAATCCCAAGCACCTGACGTACGAAGTCTTCGGGCCACCCGGCACCGTGGCAGACATCAGCTACTTCGACGACAACGGTGACCCGCAGTTTCTTCGCGGAGTCCCCCTGCCGTGGTCGCTGGAATTCGCGGTCACCGGGGCAACCGGCGCCGGAAATGTTGCGGCGCAAGGGGATACCGACAGTATCGGCTGCCGCATTCTTATCGACGGTGTGGTAAAGGCCGAGAAGACGCAGCAAGACGTGCACGCCTACACCTTCTGCATGCTGAAGGCCGCATGA
- a CDS encoding MMPL/RND family transporter: MSDDEIGSGHAAQPFVARSIRRFPVLVILGWFAMIAIVHLAAPPLDQVEKEHLVSLNPPDVPSFTAMQRVNEDFHESSSGSLAMIVLEGQQPLGSDAHQYYDRLIRQLDDDTKHVQHVQNFWGDPLTAGAAQSANGKATYVQVNLTGNPGETSGNESVAALRHIVDRTPPPPGIRVYVTGPAALVTEMSQSGDRTLATMTFVSLAVICTMLLLVYRSIVTVVLLLVMVGMELQVAQGIVAFLGEHQLVGLTTFAVNLLVSIGIAAGMDYGIFFTGRYQEARQAGEDRETAFYTTYRGVAPVVLASGLTIAGAVYCLTFTRLPVFRTLAVPCAVGTLVAVAVALTLVPAVISVGGRFGLFDPKRKLKVRGWRRVGTAIVRWPAPILVATLAVALIGLLTLPGYQPSYNDQQYIPKNIAANQGYAAAARHFPQSRMSAPEVLLIEADHDLRNSADFLILNKLAKGIQAVPGVSRVQAITRPQGTPIDHATIPYMLSMQMAGMQQTMQFQKERMNDMRNAADQLGETIVIMQRMYALIQQLTDTTHHMVGETHDMQAITNELRDKISDFEDFFRPIRSYFYWERHCYDIPICFSLRSIFDSIDGVDELSDQLQNLVTDLDRLDALLPQFLVQFPPMIEIMKTMRTMMLSMISTMSGTFGEMDQNSNNATAMGKAFDAAKNDDSFYFPPEVFKNADFKRVMKVFVSPDGKAVRMFISQKNDPASPEGVARIDPIQTAAEEALKGTPLEDSKIYLTGTAAMVKDLVNSSKYDLMIAGIAAICLIFMIMLIMTRSFIAALVIVGTVLLSLGASFGLSVLVWQDILGIQIHWMVLVMSVIILLAVGSDYNLLLVSRMKEEIGAGINTGIIRAVAGTGKVVTNAGLVFAFTMASMVVSDLRSLGQLGTTIGMGLLFDTLVVRAFMTPSIAALLGRWFWWPQRVRPRPASSLLRPSGPRPLVRALLLR, translated from the coding sequence ATGAGCGACGACGAGATCGGCAGCGGACATGCGGCGCAACCATTCGTAGCGCGGTCGATCCGCCGGTTTCCGGTGTTGGTCATCCTGGGGTGGTTCGCGATGATCGCCATCGTGCACCTCGCCGCCCCGCCGCTGGACCAGGTCGAAAAAGAACATCTGGTATCGCTGAATCCTCCGGACGTGCCGTCGTTTACAGCGATGCAGCGGGTCAACGAAGACTTCCACGAATCCTCGTCCGGCAGCTTGGCGATGATCGTCCTGGAGGGACAGCAACCCCTTGGCAGCGATGCCCACCAGTACTACGACCGCTTGATTCGCCAACTCGACGACGACACGAAGCACGTGCAACACGTCCAGAATTTCTGGGGCGACCCGCTGACGGCGGGAGCGGCGCAAAGCGCCAACGGCAAGGCCACCTACGTGCAAGTGAATTTGACCGGCAACCCCGGCGAGACGTCAGGCAACGAATCGGTGGCGGCGCTCCGCCACATCGTCGACCGGACGCCGCCGCCGCCTGGCATCCGGGTCTATGTCACCGGTCCAGCGGCGCTCGTCACGGAGATGAGCCAGAGCGGCGACAGAACGCTCGCCACAATGACGTTCGTCAGCCTCGCGGTGATCTGCACCATGTTGCTTCTCGTCTACCGCTCGATCGTCACCGTCGTTCTGTTGTTGGTGATGGTTGGGATGGAACTGCAGGTGGCCCAAGGGATTGTCGCGTTCCTCGGCGAGCACCAGCTGGTGGGCCTGACGACGTTTGCCGTCAACCTGCTGGTATCCATTGGGATCGCGGCCGGAATGGATTACGGCATCTTCTTCACCGGCCGGTATCAAGAAGCGCGCCAGGCCGGCGAGGACCGGGAAACCGCCTTCTACACCACCTACCGTGGTGTCGCTCCCGTCGTGCTGGCCTCGGGATTGACAATCGCCGGGGCCGTCTATTGCCTGACCTTCACCCGGCTGCCCGTCTTCCGAACGCTCGCCGTGCCTTGTGCCGTGGGCACATTGGTGGCGGTCGCGGTCGCGCTCACGCTGGTTCCCGCCGTCATTTCCGTGGGCGGCCGGTTCGGTCTCTTCGACCCCAAGCGGAAGCTCAAGGTTCGTGGCTGGCGGCGAGTGGGAACGGCCATCGTCCGCTGGCCCGCGCCGATTCTCGTCGCGACGCTGGCCGTCGCGCTGATCGGGCTCTTGACGCTGCCCGGATACCAGCCCAGCTACAACGACCAGCAGTACATCCCCAAGAACATCGCCGCCAATCAGGGGTATGCGGCCGCGGCGCGGCACTTCCCGCAGTCACGGATGTCGGCACCCGAGGTGCTGTTGATCGAGGCCGATCACGATTTGCGGAATTCAGCCGACTTTCTGATATTGAATAAACTAGCCAAAGGAATTCAGGCGGTCCCGGGAGTGTCTCGGGTGCAGGCCATAACGCGGCCGCAGGGAACCCCGATCGACCACGCGACAATACCCTACATGCTCAGCATGCAGATGGCCGGCATGCAGCAGACCATGCAGTTTCAGAAAGAGCGCATGAACGACATGCGCAACGCGGCCGATCAGCTGGGCGAAACGATTGTCATCATGCAACGCATGTACGCCCTGATCCAGCAACTCACCGACACGACTCATCACATGGTGGGTGAGACGCATGATATGCAGGCGATCACCAACGAGCTGCGCGATAAAATTTCGGATTTCGAGGATTTCTTCCGGCCGATCCGCAGCTACTTCTACTGGGAACGGCACTGCTACGACATTCCGATCTGCTTCTCGCTGAGATCGATCTTCGACTCGATCGACGGTGTGGACGAGCTCAGCGATCAGCTGCAAAACCTGGTGACCGACCTGGATCGGCTGGACGCCCTGCTGCCCCAGTTCCTGGTCCAGTTCCCGCCGATGATCGAAATCATGAAGACCATGCGGACCATGATGCTCAGCATGATCAGCACCATGTCCGGCACCTTCGGCGAGATGGACCAGAACAGCAACAACGCCACCGCCATGGGGAAGGCGTTCGACGCCGCCAAGAACGACGATTCGTTCTACTTCCCCCCCGAGGTGTTCAAGAACGCAGACTTCAAACGAGTCATGAAGGTGTTCGTGTCGCCCGACGGCAAGGCCGTCCGCATGTTCATCTCGCAGAAAAACGATCCCGCCTCGCCGGAGGGAGTCGCGCGGATCGACCCCATTCAAACCGCGGCCGAAGAGGCATTGAAAGGGACTCCGCTCGAAGATTCCAAGATCTATCTCACCGGCACCGCGGCGATGGTGAAAGATCTGGTGAACAGCTCTAAATACGACCTGATGATCGCGGGAATTGCCGCGATCTGTCTGATCTTCATGATCATGCTGATTATGACGCGGAGTTTCATTGCCGCCCTGGTGATCGTGGGCACGGTATTGCTTTCCCTGGGCGCGTCCTTCGGGCTGTCCGTGCTTGTCTGGCAGGACATTCTCGGCATCCAAATACATTGGATGGTGCTGGTCATGTCGGTGATCATCCTTTTGGCGGTGGGATCCGACTACAATTTGCTGCTGGTATCCCGGATGAAAGAGGAGATTGGCGCCGGAATCAACACCGGCATCATTCGTGCCGTCGCGGGAACCGGCAAGGTGGTGACGAATGCCGGCCTGGTGTTCGCGTTCACGATGGCGTCCATGGTGGTCAGCGATTTGCGCAGCCTCGGTCAGCTGGGCACCACCATCGGCATGGGGTTGTTGTTCGACACGTTGGTGGTGCGTGCGTTCATGACGCCGTCCATCGCCGCGCTGCTGGGACGCTGGTTCTGGTGGCCGCAACGCGTGCGCCCCCGCCCCGCCAGCTCGTTACTTCGGCCGTCGGGACCCCGCCCCTTGGTGCGGGCCCTGTTGCTGAGATAG
- a CDS encoding MMPL/RND family transporter, whose amino-acid sequence MAQDDSDTHRAQVPFVARTIRRFSVLVILAWVALTLVVTLAVPSLERVGQAHSVALSPPDAPSVQAMQRMGKVFKESDSDSFAMIVLEGQQRLGDDAHAYYAGLVRELRADRKHVEHVQDLWGDRLAAAGVQSPDGKAAYLQLNLAGNQGTTLGQESVATVRNIVKRTPPPRGVGVYVTGPAALVTDMQHSGERSILKITALSVLIIFGMLLLVYRSVITVILLLLMVGIELGAARGTVALLGDNNILTLSTFAINLLVALGIAVGTDYGIFFFGRYQEARQVGEDPETAYYTTYRRVAPVVLASGLTIAGAVLCLSFTRMPIFQTIGVPCAVGMLVAVAVALTLVPAVLAVGSGFGLFDPKYRIGFGRWRGIGTAIVRWPAPILVATLAIALIGLATLPGYKTSYNDRLYIPQDIPANLGYAAADRHFSQSRMMPEILTIESNHDMRNPADFLVLHRLAKGIFQVPGISRVQGITRPEGTPIEHTSMPFLISMQSAGMQQNMNFMKNAINELPKQADLMAQQIAIMQHMYDLQKQLNEITHHSIVSTRDMAAVVEQLRQSVSDFEDFWRPIRSYFYWEKHCYDIPICWAFRQIFDSIDGVDAESDKLEDLVKDLNKLDALLPQLVEQFPQIIATMEYMRTMTLTMYSTMSGIFREMDESSQNAAAMGKAFDAARNDDSFYLPPEVFTNSDFQRAMNSFLSPDGKAARFIISHKGDPATPQGIARIDQIRKAAEEAVKATPLEAAQIYIAGTASTFKDFRDGSSYDLRIAAVGALCLIFMIMLVITRSFVAALVIVGTVALSLGASFGLSVLAWQHILGIKLHWMVLPMSVIVLLAVGSDYNLLLVSRMKEEIAAGINTGIIRAMGGTGKVVTNAGLVFAFTMAAMAVSDLRIIGQVGTSIGLGLLFDTLIVRSFMTPSIAALLGRWFWFPQAVRPRPASQMLRPSGPRPQVRALLLHEETAAPTRS is encoded by the coding sequence GTGGCCCAGGACGATAGCGACACCCATCGCGCCCAGGTCCCGTTCGTGGCGCGAACGATCCGCCGGTTTTCGGTCCTCGTCATCCTGGCCTGGGTGGCGCTGACACTCGTTGTGACACTGGCGGTTCCATCGCTGGAGCGGGTCGGCCAAGCGCATTCCGTGGCACTGAGTCCCCCCGACGCGCCATCGGTGCAGGCCATGCAGCGCATGGGCAAGGTCTTCAAAGAATCCGATTCGGACAGCTTCGCGATGATCGTGCTGGAGGGACAGCAGCGACTCGGTGACGACGCTCATGCCTACTACGCCGGATTGGTCCGCGAGTTAAGGGCCGACCGCAAACATGTTGAGCACGTGCAAGATTTGTGGGGAGACCGGCTTGCGGCGGCGGGAGTGCAAAGCCCGGACGGCAAGGCCGCATATTTGCAGTTGAATCTCGCCGGCAACCAGGGCACGACCTTGGGGCAGGAATCCGTTGCGACGGTCCGAAATATCGTGAAGCGCACGCCGCCCCCGCGCGGCGTCGGGGTCTACGTGACCGGTCCGGCGGCCCTGGTGACGGACATGCAGCACAGCGGCGAACGATCCATCTTGAAGATCACCGCGCTGAGCGTCCTGATCATCTTCGGGATGCTGCTGCTGGTCTACCGTTCGGTCATCACCGTGATTCTGTTGCTGCTCATGGTCGGCATCGAACTCGGGGCGGCACGGGGAACCGTTGCGCTTCTTGGCGATAACAACATCCTTACGCTCTCGACCTTCGCGATCAATTTGCTGGTGGCCCTCGGGATCGCGGTCGGAACCGACTACGGGATCTTCTTTTTCGGCCGGTATCAAGAGGCGCGTCAGGTCGGCGAGGATCCGGAAACGGCGTACTACACCACCTATCGCCGGGTCGCGCCCGTCGTCCTGGCTTCCGGTTTGACCATCGCCGGCGCGGTCCTATGCCTCAGCTTCACGCGGATGCCCATCTTCCAGACCATCGGCGTCCCGTGCGCGGTGGGGATGCTGGTCGCCGTCGCCGTGGCGCTCACGCTGGTTCCGGCCGTGCTGGCCGTCGGGAGCGGCTTCGGCCTGTTCGACCCCAAGTACCGGATCGGATTCGGTCGATGGCGCGGGATCGGCACCGCGATCGTCCGCTGGCCCGCGCCCATCCTCGTCGCCACGTTGGCGATTGCGCTGATCGGTCTGGCGACGCTGCCGGGCTACAAAACGAGCTACAACGACCGGCTGTACATACCCCAAGACATTCCGGCGAATCTGGGGTATGCCGCCGCCGACCGCCACTTCTCGCAATCCCGGATGATGCCCGAGATTTTGACCATCGAGTCGAATCATGACATGCGGAATCCGGCGGATTTTCTCGTCCTCCACAGGCTCGCCAAGGGCATCTTCCAGGTTCCGGGCATCTCTCGAGTGCAGGGGATCACCCGGCCCGAGGGCACGCCGATCGAACACACGTCGATGCCGTTCCTGATCAGCATGCAAAGCGCCGGCATGCAGCAAAACATGAACTTCATGAAGAACGCCATCAACGAATTGCCCAAGCAAGCCGATTTGATGGCTCAGCAAATCGCGATCATGCAGCACATGTACGACCTACAGAAACAGCTGAACGAGATTACGCACCATTCGATCGTTTCCACCAGAGATATGGCGGCCGTCGTCGAACAATTGCGGCAAAGCGTGTCCGATTTCGAAGATTTCTGGAGGCCGATTCGCAGCTACTTCTATTGGGAGAAGCATTGCTACGATATCCCAATATGCTGGGCGTTCAGACAAATCTTTGACAGCATCGACGGTGTCGACGCGGAAAGCGACAAACTCGAGGATCTGGTCAAGGATCTGAACAAGCTGGACGCCCTGCTGCCACAGCTCGTCGAGCAATTCCCGCAAATCATCGCGACGATGGAATACATGCGCACGATGACGCTGACGATGTACAGCACCATGTCCGGGATCTTCCGCGAGATGGACGAATCGAGTCAGAACGCTGCCGCCATGGGAAAGGCGTTCGATGCGGCCAGAAACGATGACTCCTTCTACCTGCCGCCGGAGGTGTTCACGAATTCGGACTTCCAGCGCGCCATGAATTCGTTCCTGTCCCCCGACGGCAAGGCCGCCCGCTTCATCATTTCGCATAAGGGCGATCCCGCGACGCCCCAGGGAATCGCGCGTATCGATCAAATCAGAAAGGCGGCCGAAGAGGCGGTGAAGGCGACGCCGTTGGAGGCTGCCCAGATCTACATCGCCGGCACCGCGTCGACCTTCAAGGATTTCCGCGACGGCTCTAGTTACGACCTCCGGATCGCGGCGGTCGGCGCGCTCTGCCTGATCTTCATGATCATGCTGGTCATCACCCGAAGTTTCGTGGCGGCGCTGGTCATCGTCGGCACGGTGGCACTGTCGCTGGGCGCATCGTTCGGGCTGTCGGTGCTGGCGTGGCAGCATATTTTGGGCATCAAATTGCACTGGATGGTGCTTCCGATGTCGGTGATCGTCCTGCTAGCCGTCGGCTCCGACTACAACCTGCTATTGGTTTCCCGGATGAAGGAAGAAATCGCCGCCGGGATAAATACCGGGATTATCCGGGCAATGGGCGGGACCGGTAAGGTCGTGACGAATGCCGGCCTGGTGTTCGCCTTTACCATGGCCGCGATGGCGGTCAGCGATTTGCGAATCATCGGGCAGGTCGGCACCAGCATCGGTCTGGGCCTGCTGTTCGACACCCTGATCGTGCGCTCTTTTATGACACCGTCCATCGCGGCGCTGCTCGGACGGTGGTTCTGGTTCCCGCAAGCAGTGCGCCCCCGCCCGGCCAGTCAAATGCTTCGCCCGTCGGGACCGCGTCCGCAGGTACGGGCCCTGCTGCTGCACGAGGAGACAGCGGCGCCGACGCGGTCATAA